The window atggccccacaaaacttttacccatTAAACttttaagaatttcaaaaatctttgtttttttcttaaactctgtgccgagTCAAATTACATCATCTAAATTGATTCGGAGGAAGTATTCATAAGTCACATTCTTTCTCATTGTAAACAAAAGGAAATTGATTAAAAAGTGGAATAAAGGAATGGAATGAAACATTATATTGCTCTTGCCTCTTGATGACTGGCACAAATAGCTCGATTTGTTCATTAGAAAGGACATGTACTTTTTTCTACACTAACATCAAACGCCATATGTTTTTTTAGTTGCCTTGCAGGAAAATCCCATTTAATTCTCTTGAGTATATATAATGTAATGTGCACCAAAGCTTGTCGAAGTTGTAAGGACATATATACTTCCGGCTGAGCTATTGCCAGTATATATGTATGTAATGTCTCGGGAAGTGAGGTTCAGGTCAGAGTCAGATATTGCTATTTTAATATAGTAGCGGTTGAGATAATTGTAAATAAGTCGAGTAGGCCTTAATCCATTAGGGGTTTTATAATAATTGGGTTGTAGTCTTAGAAATAGCGGGCCAGCTGAAAGATGGACTGCAGAAGAGCTTTAGGCCCAAACACACTCAAGCCAAGTAAAAATGGCGTGAGGTAGCCACTATTTAAggtggtatttattttttatccatcaattctattgttgagcaaaaatagccactactctattaaaattaatatgaaaggaaatttttaccctttcttccatTTCTTTTCTTCCCAAACCCTCGCTTCTCTCTCGATTAAGGACAGTGAAAGAAAATATGGTTGAAAATGGACATGACAATGTCCGTCGGCATGGTTCAGGAAATAGGAGAAGTGTTGATCTTCTTGATGCTTGTCTAATACCAGGAGTGATTCCATTTGCACTGTGTCTTTTCTTCTCAAAGTTGGTAGCATACACATTTTTGTACTGGTTGCTGTTTTACCTTAGTCAAACAGGTATACCAATAGAGAATTATACCAATAGAGAAACTTATACCATTGGAATTTGGAGGTACAAATTCAGATTGCGAAGTTAGATGTGTCAAGGAcaattggtcctgaacttagagttggaagttcaaaaattaaggacacttggtccttaacttagagtacaagcacagaaattaaggacatgtagtccttaacttagaattacaagcacagaaattaaggacatgtagtccttaacttagagttacaagcacaaaaattaaggacatgtagtcctgaacttcgagttccaagttcaaaagttaaggacatgtagtcctgaatttagagttacaagttcaaaagttaagaacaagtagtcctaaacttagacttacaagctcataaattaaggacaaaTAGTCTTGAACTtacagtaacaagctcataagttaaggacacttgatcctgaactttatgagcagaagggtattttcgtctgggcaggtaaagtttattaaagtagtggctaaagactaaagatattttaaacagtggcttaaaagtaaatacatatcTTATTAGTGGCTAACTGTGCACTTCTATTAAATATGGCATGGAGTAGCCACTATTTAAGGTAGTATTCATTTTTTATCCAACAATTCTAATGTttagcaaaaatagccactactctattaaaattaatatgaaaagatatttttaccctttcttccatTGCTTTTCTTCCCAAACCCTCGCTTCTCTCTCTCAAGTTCGATGCAGAGACATGTTTTTGTGGATGCATATGTTGTTTGTGATAAAAATGCTGAATTGGGTTTTTGATTCTTGTGAATTTGATGGCTTTGAACAGTTACGAAGATGAAAAATGATATCTTGTTGTTTTTCTAACGAGGGTCAGCTTTGTCTTGTTTCGTGTGATTGCCACCTTTATTCGGTTTTTGCCTTCAATTTTATGTATGGATTCAATGCTGAATTGGGTTTCTAATTCTTGTTAATGCATGTGTTGTTGAAAGGATTcggtccttaacttatagttacgagcacagaaattaaggacatgtagtacttaacttagagttacaagcacagaaattaagggcaggtagtcctgaacttagagttacaagttcaaaagttaaggacatgtagtcctgaacttagagttacaagctcaaaaaCTAAAGACAGGTAGTCCtcaacttagacttacaagctcataaattaaggacagctAGTCCTGAACTTACAATAACAAGCTtataagttaaggacacttggtcctgaacttagagttggaagttcaaaaattaaggacacttggtccttaacttagagtacaagcacagaaattaaggacatgtagtccttaacttagagttacaagcacaaaaattaaggacatgtagtcctgaacttcgagttccaagttcaaaagttaaggacatgtagtcctgaatttagagttacaagttcaaaagttaaggacaagtagtcctaaacttagacttacaagctcataaattaagggCAGATAGTCTTGAACTtacagtaacaagctcataagttaaagacacttggtcctgaactttatgAGCAGAAGAGTATTTTCATCCGGACgggtaaagtttattaaagcagtggctaaagactaaagacattttaaatagtgacttaaaagtaaatacatgtctTATTAGTGGCTAACTGTGCACTTCCCCTCAAGCCAAGCTCAAGAAATTCCTCTCAGTTAAAACTTCCTAACTGATTTCTCCTCTCTCTTCGTCTCTAAcctccccatttcttcttctttcagGTCATTCATGGAGTAGACAGGAATCAATGTTGTAATTCAATTCTTACACGAGATTAATAAAAGAGTTCCTGCTTCTCTTCTTCTTAATTTTGTTTAGCAATTCTAGTACATTACAATGCAACAGATGGGAGTTCTGTTCTTATGATTAATACTTAAAAAATGAAACAACAAAGTAAAGCAAGAATTAGGTAAGAGTATAGTTAAAAAAGTGATTCACAGGACAGTTTTGTAGTCCCGGAGACCTTGTGGAAAAGCTACTTCCAATCCAGAACTCAAATCAAGCTCATAATACATGGTTGACAAGCTATTAAGTCCAAAATATACAAGGCTCCGCAAGAAAAGCTACAAGAGGCAATGCccttcaaaagaaaaagaaaaacttaaaaTTCTATATTTACAGAATATACAAGATCTGTGTACAATTGGAGATTCAATTTCGATTCCACTAGTACAGACAAAGAACAAACAAATGCTTAAAGAGTGTTCATACAACAGTAGTGATAGGCGCTATGAGCAGTGGAGCTGGTTGAAGACAACTCTTCTTACAGACACCAGCCCTCGGTTGATATTCTTCTGCATTTGTTTCTTGCGAACGCACCAGAATGACTGAAGGATagcatatttttaaaattatgccAGACAGACTCTATCCTGTTCCAGTGTCAGAATCCAAATTCTTTCGGCTTTGTAGAAGGCCTTCATCCCATACTTCAGTATTCCTGCAGAGCATGAAGATTCCGTTAATAACATAAAAAGTGTACATGTGTAAGCATCATAGATGAGCCCAGAAATAAGTAACattaagaaacaacaacaacatagcCAGTAAGATTAAAAGATTAGTCAAATATGAGTTCAAAATTTTTAAGTCACGAGGAGCTTAAGGCAAATATAAACATGCATCGAAATATTTAGGGTGAAAGTGCAAAAGAACCTGAGTATTAACATTTATCATAGACTAGATcaagtattttttttcatgacATCCTGGAAAGCTTATGTTATCTCCATGCCAAATTTAGTTCTTCTAAGCACCATCACAATTTTCTTTCAAGGAAAATAACGCATCCAGACAAGTATAATTTAAATGATAACATGCATCAATCTTCATTTATTTGTACAGTAAGTAGTTTTATCAATAATGGTAAAATATACCGCATACGAACAATATCCCAAAACTTAGAGAATCTACAACATAATATGATTCTCCACGAACAGTACCCAATCTCCTATGCAAATTGGAACTTCATAGGTGCAccaaaaagaaactaaaaatgAGAGGCAAGAGTCTATTCCTCAGCACGCTACTTCATGTATGAACTGAATGGGTATTCGCACAGTATCTCAGCATTAATGCAACTTTACATTCCAGTTCAGCCATTGGTATTTTAAGGTATAAAAATGATACCCAAAGTAGAAAATTTTGTAAAACTGAACACACATACCTCGTCCCGTCAATGTTGATACAAAGAAAACGGCCATGGCGCCATCCATCTTTAAAGTGGCCAAAGAAAACATCACCAAGCTTTGAATAGAAACGTCCTTCTCCATTAGCCTTTCCCTTCCAAAAGTTCACAAACCATCGATCCCCAGTATGAAAGTAAAACCACCCCTATATATAGTTACAGAAACTGTTATTCGTTTAGAAAATGACAGCTAAAACGGTTCGAATTTTCTTCTGAGATAGAAAACTGTGCAAAACCTGCTTCTCAAAGAAATATTCATACACCAGTGGCATCTAAACACTTTAATTCGAAAATCACTAAATAAAGCGTTGTGGTCTGGaatgtatattttcttttaaattgagATCGCTCCAAGGGAGATAAGTGATACTCCCTCCTGTCCAAAGTTGTTGTCCCTTCACTTGTTGAGAATCAACTTGACCAATTCTCATGATGAAAATGATCACGGATAATTTTTCATTTAAAACTCATATAAACAGATAAAGAAGTTACATGAAAGATACCACAAATTCAAAGTATTTATTCAAAATATTAAACAACTCTTGGAAAAAGATTGTTATCAGTTTAAGTGAGTTGACTATTGAAAAACAAAAGGTGAGAATAATCTGGATGGCGGCTGGTTTgttttttgatgaagtaataaATTCTTGATGTAAATGGAACTAATCCTGTATACAACCAGTATACAAAAGGTGGAGAATCTCAAGTGATCCCCATAAGATAGCACGCAGTAGTCTAAACCAATCGGAATCTCCTACGTACTCCAAAAGTTCACAAAAAACCAACATGCTCTTCTAAAATCTACAAAATGAGTTTTCAAACTCCTCAAAAGCTCTCaggttcctcttttttttttttttttcaaacagtCCAAGGAAGCCACTTCGCGTGCTCGTTTGTATATTTGGAAAAGGTGCCGAACTTGCATCCATGGTGTGTTGAAATGTCATAACTTTCAGAAACTTAAGGAAACAAAGAACAAGAAGTTGATAGCGTGCGGCAGAAGTGCCCGCCACACTAGTATTTGTATAATAAATTTGTACATAACCATCAGAGCTCAATGAAGGAATATTGGTACCTTTCCGTGCATGAGATCATCTCTCCATGACCCCCGATAAATATCACCATTATTGAAGTAAAATGTACCCAACCCTGACTTCTTTCCGTAGCGCCACATACCATCGTATTTGCTTCCATCTCCAAGAGACAAGCAGCCCTGTAGAATTCGAAACTCACTTTCATCCAGACAAACACAAATATAGAAAATAAAAACTATAATCATCTATCTGAGTTCGGATTTCGGTTTCTtgagtttttggaaataaaattcATATCGAGAAAGTACATAAAAGTACTATATATCATAAATAAAGTATCTAAAAAGATGTTTAATAAAACTATGGTCAAAGAAATCCTTTTGACACTCCAATAGTTAACAGTATCTTCTTTTTGGGGctaaataaaaagtttaaaaaagTAGCACAGGAAACAGGTCTTCTGAATCTCAACAGTTAAATCAAAGTACCTTTCCTTCGGGAAGTCCTCCTTCAATCCGACCTCTGTATATACCTCCCCTGTATTTCATTTCGACTACGGGAATCCACTTCTTTTTTGAATCTCGTTCGGCTTCCTGAGTATGATGATAGCACAACTTAAAACCATAGAACAAATAAAAACTAAATTTAACTTTCCATCAAAACTCTCCCACTTAAGTTCTTCGTCATATAATCAACCAAGATACTCTGATGTCTAGCTTCGTCCAGACACGGATAAATTTGAGGTGGAGAGAGGAGGAAAAGGCTCTGGTGCCATGTCTTACAACGGCTTCAACTATGTAAAAACACCAAAGCAGAAATTCAAATCTACTCAATGTAATCATGGGACCACAACTGACTACGATTGCATGAAGGAAAATTAGTAGGACCCAGTGTTAACATCTACATTTCCTTTCTTGATTTCTACTTGTATTAAGGTCCATCACCAGTTCATGAATTTGCATTGTAAATGATCACCAGCAAAAGTTGACACAACACCTTTCATTTTCCTCACTATTAGAAATAGTATTCATCATTTCTCATTCTTAAAATATCTGTAGCACATAGATCTGTAAGATAGTGAAAAAATCCAACAGCTCCACTAGCAAGTATAACACTACCTAAAGCCAAAGTTATCAAATTTAAAGAAACAGAATCAATTGATAGAAAACTATAACGTAGACAGAAGTTTGTGCAATCTAGACACTAAAAACAACTTATAATTAAATTGATAAAGTTTTCCTTACGATAAAATTAAATTTGATCATTATGTCCAGCACTAAATTTTAGGCTATTTACCAGCATAGAGGCCGCCCGAGAAGAGAGAACTCCTTTCTTTTTTGGAACACTCGCATAGTTTCTTTCAGTCAAGGAAGGGTTAGAGTTGTAAACATCTGCCATAATTTTGCTGTATTCTTCATCCATTGCATCCTGAGATAAACTTGAAACATCTCTAGACTGAGCTATTTTGCTTTCTTCAGATTTCCTCCCTGTATAATTTCTTGAGTTTGAGGAACCTGGACTAGTTTGCAACTGTTCTTTCTGCTTTACGCCAACCGGAAGTTTGTAGGTGCTGGTATTGTCAACCATGTCATTGGCTTCTATATTCTCGGTCCCTTCTGTAGCTAAGCCTTCTGAAGTGTCATTTCCTGGCCTCAGATTCCATCTGGTGAGCAGCTCTCTTTTAAAAACAAGAGGTTCTGTAAAATCCATTTCGATCAGGCACTATTCCATTATAGGCTCATAACTTTGATATGCTCTTCTAATATATTTTGTCCACTTTAATCTTATTGCAAGTGATGAAGGTCATTGCATGAAGTCATGTCTAGACGCTACTGTATGAAAAACTGAGTGAACCTAAGCAAAAATAACTATGTACCTTCAGTACCAACATCATCCGTGGATGAACAAGGGTCAAAGTTTGACagttcaatcttcctttcatcaGAAACATTATCATAATCTCTGCCAAGCAAAGAAATTTCTCTAAGTAAGAGCAGCATATGTCCCGTCTGAGAATGAATTCATCATAGGTGAACTTAGATAGTCTAAAAAGAATAGAGGAAGACCTCAAAGAAGATGTTCCTTCACTATCAGTGCGAAATAATGCCAGCAGTTCCCCAAAATAAACTGACTCATCCTTACGCGCATTATCCACAGAAACAAATTCTGCCGTATCAGAAATTTCTGGACTCTCATCAATTTCTCTTTCTTTGGTAGTTTGAGGTGGTGGATCTGGCTTCTTAAGGATATTAAAAATGAAAGGAATATGTTGTGCCAGTCTAGAGAATAAGTTACTTTTTTTGGAAGATTCCTGTTCAGCGTACCTAAGAATCATAAGTACTCAAGAATCAGGATTTCAGAAAGTTGTACAAATTAGAAAATAGAACAGGTTGAACTCTTTAGCGAACCGTCGCCATAACATCTTAAGAAGTGAACGAATGTGGCAACAAACAAAGAAGCCATGTGAAAGAAAGACAGTATACAAGAAaactcaagaaaataaaaagaaagaggaTACATTTCTCTGATCATGAACGAAAGCAGACACCAAATATTCACTGACTAGTCACTAAATTGTACAAAATGTAGAAAGGAATCCTCTCAGTATATAGGAGAAGTAACACCTAGCTGGAAATATCCAAATAcatattttcctttaatcagttgATCTCATTCTATAATGAGCAGCGCAACCAAGCTTACTTATTGGGCCCGAGTTACTAGGATATCTTGTTCTAAGAATTACAGCATCTGCATGCATTGGTAGTTGATAAAAGACTGTACATTACACTTATCTTAATGCATAGAGTACTGAATCAAAAAGACCTATTATCACTATTTCATACCATTCTTTTAGTTGAGATAGTCTTATCTTTCATTTAGAGCTAGAATCCTAGTTGTTCAAAAGTTCTAAGTAGCTCCCTATTTTATAAATAGGGCTCTATGCAAAAACATTTTCATATAAGACAAAGAAAAGCCACATTTCTTATCGGCAGGAGGTGAAGAAACAAGGCAGGGGAAGGGACTATTTTCAATAGAGCTCTAGTAGGCAAATGGAGGCTTGTGGAGAAAGGTTATCACTAACAAATATTAAGTCTAACAGGGTGAATGGAGTACCAACAGGATTAAGATGCTTTATGGAGTTGCATTATTAAGATACATTGCGAAATGGTAGGAAGAGTTCCACATAACTGTCAGACTTCAAGCAGGAAATAGAACATCAGTCAGTTTCAGGAAACAAAGATGGTACAGTGACGTTCCTTGTACAATGCCTTTCTGGTAGTCTTCAGCATATCATGCCAACAAGCAGCTATGGTAGGTCAGATCTATAGAGAATAGGGAAAACACACTCCTCTATAAGAAACACAAAATTTTCTTGGATTGCTTATTAGACAAACTATAGAAGATGGAACAAACTAATAAATAATGGTTTTGACTGCAGCATGTTAGGCTATGACCCATGTTTATCCTAAACTGACCCAACCTATGTTGACCCACGTaaacttgggggggggggggggggctataGGGATAATAAGGAGATCAATTCATTAAAGCGCTGAAAGCAAAGTACAAAAGGATCTATTCAAAGGGTACTAGTCTTCCTTGAGTGTGGTGGTTGAGTAAATGCTTATTTGCTTTAAAGTCTTCCACTAGGCCAAGGCTTCAGACTGGTATGAACAACCCATCCAAAAAGGCCCTAGACACGTTAGAACTCATAAAACAACTAAACCT is drawn from Nicotiana tabacum cultivar K326 chromosome 9, ASM71507v2, whole genome shotgun sequence and contains these coding sequences:
- the LOC107759070 gene encoding protein ACCUMULATION AND REPLICATION OF CHLOROPLASTS 3, chloroplastic — translated: MDLLLPISVRLSAFSRGSLCALSPTNSFNSRSFPHQRIRIKVKCSPEPMRAETNSNFISRDSQKCEGNRENDMQGEGLKNVWEETEFVEVFGIGSRKDALLDFCLASPCLSSALRFWNILMKDSEKVLLQEKLPTEDVSSRIMEVPSAINSCPKAVILVASAAYGTDHVPALDIIRRLKSRNGLVIGIILKPFSFEGRRRYNEVTDLIDKLQRHATVCIVIDTDGLLKKDLLTLDEALKTSYNAVLMAVNAIPILVSDDHIKLLDVIDGGTKELSGPELIKILESYKEAKTGFGTGYNIETSILRAVYDCPFLGLGVKGSNGVIICIIASSGVVNSSNVHSILHTFRQTTGCNGDIVISIVQEPNMEPNLIVTTLVTCGYAEQESSKKSNLFSRLAQHIPFIFNILKKPDPPPQTTKEREIDESPEISDTAEFVSVDNARKDESVYFGELLALFRTDSEGTSSLRDYDNVSDERKIELSNFDPCSSTDDVGTEEPLVFKRELLTRWNLRPGNDTSEGLATEGTENIEANDMVDNTSTYKLPVGVKQKEQLQTSPGSSNSRNYTGRKSEESKIAQSRDVSSLSQDAMDEEYSKIMADVYNSNPSLTERNYASVPKKKGVLSSRAASMLEAERDSKKKWIPVVEMKYRGGIYRGRIEGGLPEGKGCLSLGDGSKYDGMWRYGKKSGLGTFYFNNGDIYRGSWRDDLMHGKGWFYFHTGDRWFVNFWKGKANGEGRFYSKLGDVFFGHFKDGWRHGRFLCINIDGTRNTEVWDEGLLQSRKNLDSDTGTG